In Pristiophorus japonicus isolate sPriJap1 unplaced genomic scaffold, sPriJap1.hap1 HAP1_SCAFFOLD_2061, whole genome shotgun sequence, the DNA window gaacttacactaaagaactgattcctgtaatcagcagtgctaccgtaaaggtctcctacgatggagtggtgcacaagcgatggtcccacgctgctcggcaggagctggctaggaaaggtacgctggaactgggacgacatcggagcactatcgcccactgacgacacttcgtgtgcccaggtcttaaacaaatttccttcgctgttcgaaccaggcatcgggaaattccaaggagcaaaagtgcagatccacctagttcCATCACaggaccgtacatgatgagagaaagggtagagatcgagctagactggctgcaacgagagggcttcatttcaccaatcgagttcagcgagtgggccagtcctattgtcccagtcctcaagggagacggcaccatcagaatctgtggtgattaccaagtaactatcaatcgtttctccctgcaggaccaatacccactaccaaaagccgacgacctctttgcaacgctggcgggaggaaagacgttcacgaagctggatctgacttcagcctacatgacgcaggaactggatgaatcatcgaaggccctcacctgcatcaacacgcacaaaggtctttttgtttctaacagatgccagtttggaatccgatcagcggcggcgatattccagagaaacatggaaagtttactgaagtcggtcccgcacaccgtggacgATATctgggtcacaggttggaacacagtcgagcacctgcagaacctggaggaggttcttagttgactcaaccgcgaggggctcaggttaaaacactcaaagtacgttttcctggcgcctgaagtggagttcctgggaaggaggattgcagcggacgtcaTCAGGCcctccaacgcgaagacggaggcaatcgagagcgcaccgaggtcacagaacgtgacggagctgcgatcgtttctgggactcttgaactactttggtaacttcttaccgggtctcagcacagtgttagaaccactacatgtcttactacgaaaagggggcgaatgggtttggggcaaaagccaagaaaattcctttgtaaaagcaagaaaacggttaggctcaaacaaattgcttgtgttgtttgatccatgtaagcgtttggtactagcatgtgatgcgtcgtcatatggcgtcgggtgtgtattgcaacaagctaatgattttgggaaactgcaaccggttgcttatgcatccaggagtctgtctaagtctgagagagcctacagcatgattgaaaaagaagggtaaagaaaatgcatcaatatctgtttgggctaaaatttgaattggaaactgaccataagccactcatagccctgttttccgagagtaaagggataaataccaacgcatcggcccgcatccagagatgggcgttcaccttgtccgcatacaactacgccatccgccacaggccaggcacagaaaactgcgccgatgctctcagtaggctgccattgaccaccacggggttagaaatggcgcagcccacagatctagccatggttatggaagcatttgagagtgagcaatcacccggcagatcaaaacctggacaagccaggaccccttattatctctagtcaaaagctgtgtgcttcacgggagctggtccagtgtcccagcggaaatgcaggaagagataaagccgttccagcagcgcaaagatgaaatgtctatacaggcagactgccttctgtggggcaatcgagtagtggtccccaaacagagcagagacaacttcatcaatgacctccacagtactcaccaggcatcgtaatgatgaaagcgatagccagatcccacgtgtggtggcccggtatcgatgcggacttagagtcctgcgttaacagatgtaatacatgctcacagttaagcaatgtacccaagaaggcgcctctaagtttatggtcttggccgtccaaactgtggtctagggtacacatcgactatgcaggcccgttcttgggtaaaatgtcccttgtggttgtcgacgcgtactccaagtggattgaatgtgagataatgtcggctagcacgtccgctgccaccactgaaagcctgcgggccatgtttgccactcacggcttacccgatgtcctggtgagtgacaacgggccatgtttcaccagtgttgagttcaaagaattcatgacccataacgggatcaaacatgtcacatcttccccgtttaaaccagtgtccaatggtcaggcagagagagcagtgcaaaccatcaagcaaggcttgaagagggtaactgaaggctcactgcagactcacctatccagagtcctgtttagctaccgcacgagaccacactcactcactgggattccacctgatgaactgctcatgaaaagagcacttaagacaaggctctcggtagttcaacctgatctacatgaacaggtagagagcaggcagcttcaacaaagtgcataccatgatagctgaaatgtgtcacgcgagattgaaatcaatgatcctgtatttgtattgaattatggacaaggtcccaagtggcttcccggcactgtcgtggccaaagaggggagcaaggtgtttcaggtcaaactttcaaatggactcattcaccggaaacatttgaaccaaatcaaactcagattcacggactaccctgagcaacccaccttggaccctaccttttttgatcccccaaacacacacaccagtggcaaccggcaccatggttgaccacaaagcagaacccatcatccacagcagccctgcagggcccaacacaccaggcagcccaggaaggccagctgcacagcagcccagtgagggcccaacaaatgattcaacaacaccagctttcacaccgacacgaccaaccagggcaagaagggcccagatcgactcacattgtaaatagttacactattgactttgggggggaatgttgttatatatgtggacttgtatttactctgtacagccaccagagggctcattctccagagtctcaagggatcccataatcccttgggagcacaggtacttaacaaggcttcacaggttggagaggcactctggaaacctgcaataaaagactaaggtcacactttactttgagctcagtgttcagtctgactctttctccatactcaacaataatcgctcaaccattggcggccgtgccttcagctgcctgggtgtcaagctctggaattccctcccaaaaccactccgcctctctctctcctactttaagatgctccttaaaacctccctctttgaccaagcttttgcacacctgttctaatatcccgtgtgaagctccttgggatattttactactttacaggtgctatataaataaatttgttgttgtgaatctgtacccctagttccgggacttggtgggagttaggactcgggcagcagagttttgaatgagctcaagtttatggagtgtgGAAGGTAGTTAAAATCATTTAAATCATTAAATGTAGCCActtgcaggttaacaaggccataaaaaagcaaacccagCACTGGGGTCATTTGCAGAGGGAcacaattgaaaagcagagaagttatgctaaacttgtatcgaacctcgaTGAAACCGCATTGCGGACATACAGATCTGGTTTCcggattataaaaaggatattgatgcATTTAcaatgatttacaagaatgataccagaactgagaagttataacTATCAGAAAAGACTGAACAGGTCGAGGCTCTTTTCGCTAGAAAGTGGAAGACTGAGGGTtaaacctgatagagatctttacaataatgaaagggttcgacagggtagacatagagaagatgtttccacttgtgggtgagactaggggccataaatataagagtcactaataaatccaatagggaatttaaatgaaagaaacacttggatttatatagcgcctttcacaaccaccggacgtctcaaagcactttgcagccaatgaagtacttttggagtgcagtcactgttgtaatgtaggaaacacagcagccaatttgcgcacagcaagctcccataaacagcaatgcgataatgaccagacaatctgtttgtgattgttgattaagggataaaaattggccccaggacaccggggataactcctctgctcttcttgaaaatcttttacatccacctgagagagcagacggggcctcggtttaacgtctcatccgaaagacggcacctccgacagtgcagcgctcccctcagcactgcactgggagtgtcagcctggattttgtgctcaagtccctcgagtgggatttgaacccacaaccttctgacccagaggcgagagtgctgtccactgagccacttgtttcaggtgaaacttctttacccagagagtggtgagaatgtggaacttgctgccacagggagtggttgaggtgaatagtatagatacatttatggGGAAGGAGAAACAATAGAATTATATTcccgggatgagagacttcagttacatggagagactggggaagctggggttgttctctttagcacAGAGGTCAAGGatagattttatagaggtgtttaaaatcatgaagggttttgattgaataaatgaggagaaattgcgtccagtggcagaagggtcggtaaccagaggacacagattttaggtcattgacaacatgaggaaacatttctttacgcagcgagttgttgtgatctggaacgcgctgcctgaaagggcggtggaagcagattcaactgtaactttcaaaaaggaattggttaaatacttgacgATGACATTTTTTCACGGCCATGGGAAAAGGGCAGAAGGAGTGAGACTAATtgcatcgctctttcaaagagccggcacaggcacgataggccgaatggcctccttctgtgctgcatcattttatgattttatgatatgttgatggggtaagatgaagaggggtgagaggaggctcgtgtggagcataaaccagatgggccgaatggcctgttcctgggtCTTACACACGATGCGAGTctcaacacaagaacataagaaataggaggagtcggccattcgccccctcgagcctgctctgccatttaataagatcatggctgatctgatactggcctcagttccacttccccgcccgctccccataaccctcgactcccttctcgctcaaaaatctgtctatctccgtcttaaatgtattcaatgacccagcctccacagctctctggggcagagaattccaacgattcacaaccctctgagaaaagaaattcctcctcatctccatcttaaatgggtgaccccttattctgaaaccatgccccctagttctagattcccccacgaggggaaacatcctctctgcatctactctgtcgagtcttctcattatcttatatgtctcattcttctaaactccaatgattacaggcccaacctgctcaaactatcctcataagtcaaccccttcatctcaggaatcaacctagtgaaccttctctgaacagcctccaatgcaagtgtatccctccttaaaaacagagaccaaaactgaatgcagtactccagctgtggcctccccaataccctgtacaattgtagcaggacttttctgcttttatacttcatcccccttgcaataaaggccaacattccacttgccttcctgattactggctgtacctgcatactaactttgagaGACTGGTCTTACCTTTCAGAGTACGAAGTTCGCCCTCCAGAGTCCCGATGTTGCAGGTGCAGAATTCCAGGTTTTCCAGCGCTCCGGCCCGGAGATTCCTCTCCACCGATCCCTCCGACATAGCTCTCAGGGAGTCACGGGTCTGGTAGTGCatctccaagtcccactccagctccTGGATCCGGGAGTGCAGGAGGCCGGGCGAGGGGCCCCGGGGGAGGCGGGCCGGACCCTCTGTCTCACCGCTGTCCCCCTCCCGGGGAGAGTTGGAGCCGGCAGGGGCCGGGAGCGGGAGCCTGGGGGGCAAGGCCTCTCCCCGGCAGGACGGGGTGACGTGAGGAGGGGGCAGGGGCGCGGGGCGGGAGGGGCGCAGGGTGACTGAGGCGGGGGAGGTGCGGGCGGGGGTCCGAGGCCGGGGAGGGGCGGGCCTGGTCGACCGGCTCCTGGTCAGGGCCAGAGAGGAGCCTCTGGCCACGTCCTGCTCGGTGCTGTAGTCAGAGATGGAGAATCGCCGCCACGCCCCCCCCGGGCCGACCTCCGACCTGGGGGCCGGTAGACTGCGGCCGAACTCCTCGATCTGCTCCGACCATTTGGAGTCCAGGTCGCCCCCGGTGACAGAGCTGGCCTGGCCGGCGGGGGAGGGGCTCAGCCGGCGGGGCTCGACCCGCCCCCACGACCTTGGGCGACTTCCGGGGCCCTGCCCCCCTCCAGCCCTGGTCGTCCGGGGCGTGGCCACCGGACCGGCGGCAGCCAAGTGGGCGGAGCTGCCGGGGGTCGGCGGGGGGTCAGGGTCCGGGTGCGGCTGAGAGAGGCCGGGCCGGTGGGATTCGGCGCTGTCCAAGGGCTCGGGGGGTTCCGcctgcccctcaccctcccccgcccgcccctcACCCTTTCGCTCCCCATTCGCCCGCGCCTCACCCTCCTCCGCCCGCGCCTCACCCGCCCGCACCCGCCCCTCCAGCCGGACGAAGCGGATGGGGAAGATCCCGACTCGGCCGTGCAGCACCCCCTGCAGCCAGCCGTCCTCCAGTGTCCCGGTGATCCGTATCCGCTCCCCTTTGGCAAAGTCCAGCTCCCCAGGCTCCATGGCCTTGAAGTCGTACGTAGCCACCCCATAGACACGCGGCTCTGCCtgctccccctcagcctcctcctcctcctcctcctcctctgcctcccctcgctcctcctcctcctctcgttcctcctcctcctcctcctcgtcctcgtagCCCTGCCCCGCACGGGGCGTCTGCAGGGGCCCCAGCAGCTCGACAAACCCCTCGGGGAAGATGCCACGCCGCCCCTCCAGCTCGCCCTCGAACCAGCCGGGCTCCGGCAGCCCCACGATGGTGATGACCTCGCCCTCGGCAAAGTCCAACTCCTCGGGCAGCTGGGCCGAGAGGCCCATCAGAGCCCGGGCCCGGCCCAGCCCGTAGTCCGGCAGCTCGCCCAGCGCCTTGCGCGATAGCTGGCGCGCCCGGGAGGATAGGCGCAGCTCCCGTGCGCAGGAGGCAGGGAAGGAGCCACGTGATCCACGGCAGGTGCGCCCATGGAGCCAGGACCCGTCCGGCGGGCCCTCCACCACCACGATGtcacctggagagagagagagagagaagcagtcaGCCAATTGGCATCCAGTATCCGAACACTAAATCTCTGCtgtattggaaggtagcaaatgtaaccccgctattcaagaaaggagggagacacaaAACAGGGGACTACAGactagttaacctgacatcagtcgttgggaaaatgctggaatccactcttaaggacgtgataacagggcacttagaaaatcgtaaccTGATTAGGCAGCGTTAAGatggtcttatgaaagggaaatcgtgtttgacaaatttattcagagctttttgaggatgtaattggcaggatagataaaggggaaccagtaaatgtagcatatttagatttccaaaaggcatttgataagctgcTACATGAAAGATTATTACATAagggctcatgggtttgggggtaatatattggcatggctagaggattggttaacggatagaaagcagagaatagAGATAAACGGGTCTCTTTCAGGTCGGCAGGCTGTAATTagcggggtgctgcaaggatcagtgctggggcctcagctatttaagaacataagaaagagcaggagtaggccatttggcccctcgagcctgctccaccattcacggctgatctgaccatggactcagctccatttccctgtctacaatctatattaatgacctagatgaagggatcgagtgtaatgtacccaagtttgctgacaatacaaagctaagtgggacagtaagctgtgaggagaacacagagtttgcaaagggatatagatagacttagTGAGTGCGCAGTAAAGGTGGCAGATGAAGTTAAATGTgacgttattcactttggtagaaaaaatagaaaaacagaatacagGTGCAAcgccccgaatccggaaccctcgggaccgaggccgttccgcatTTTGCATTTTGCTGGATTTTGGAAAGTCTttgacgtcatgaatccggaaacacctgagcccaggttcggatatttccagatttcggaacgtcagcagGGGGGAGTTCGCCGGGTGATGAGGTCATCGGCCGGAGCCCCGCCGCCGGGAagtgctcgggcgggccccgccgccggggaagtgctcgggcgggccccgccgccggggaagtgctcgggcgggccccgccgccggggAAGTGCTCGGGCGGGACCCGCCTCCGGGGAagtgctcgggcgggccccgccgccgggaAGTGCTTGGGTGGGGCCCCGTCGCCGGGGAACTGTTCTGGTGGGGCCCCGTCGCCGGGGAAGTGCTCTGGTGGGGCCCCGTCGCCGGGGAAGTGCTCTGGTGGGGCCCCGTCGCCGGGGAACTGCTCTGGTGGGGCCCCGTCGCCGGGGAAGTGCTCTGGTGGGGCCCCGTCGCCGGGGAAGTGCTCTGGTGGGGCCCCGTCGCCGGGGAACTGCTCTGGTGGGGCCCCGTCGCCGGGGAACTGCTCTGGTGGGGCCCCGTCGCCGGGGAACTGCTCTGGTGGGGCCCCGTCGCCGGGGAAGTGCTCTGGTGGGGCCCCGTCGCCGGGGAAGTGCTCTGGTGGGGCCCCGTCGCCGGGGAACTGCTCTGGTGGGGCCCCGTCGCCGGGGAAGTGCTCTGGTGGGGCCCCGTCGCCGGGGAACTGCTCTGGTGGGGCCCCGTCGCCGGGGAACTGCTCTGGTGGGGCCCCGTCGCCGGGGAAGTGCTCTGGTGGGGCCCCGTCGCCGGGGAAGTGCTCTGGTGGGGCCCCGCCGCCGGGGAACTGCTCTGGTGGCCccatcgcggaggtggtgttcgggcgggccggtgaggaggcctcgAGATAAGGGCAGTGGCGCCGAGGCGAGGCCTGAGATCGGGCGGCGACGAGGCAAAGGAcagtgaggtgaggcccgaggtcagacAGCAGCGGGATCTCGAGGTCGGCAGGTCCGGATTGTGGAcagccctgccaccaatcggtcaagagtccggattccagaacattctggaATTTAGACGCTCACcctgtattttttaaatggtgagaaacttgtaaatgttggtgttcagagagatttgggcaagaaacacagaaagccagtatgcaggtacagcagcaatAAGgatgggaaatggcatgttggcctttattgcaaggaggttggagtataagagtaaggacgtcttgctacaattgtacagggccttggtgagaccacacctggagtactgtgcacagttttggtctccttatctgaggaaggatatacttgccttggaggcggtgcaacggaggttcacctagattgattcctgggatgagagggctatcctatgaggagagattgtgtagattgggcctatactctctacagttcagaagaatgagaggtgatctcattgaaacatacaagattctgagggggattgacagggtagatgcagggaggatgtttccccaggctggcgagtccagaaccagggcttacagtctcaggttaaggggccgaccatttaggactgagatgaggaggaattccttcactcagagggtggtgaatcttcggaattctctgccccagagggctgtggatgctgagtctctgaatatatttaaggctgaggttgatagatttttggagtctaggggaatcgagggatatggggatcgggcgggaaagtggagttgaggtcgatgataagccatgattttgttgaatgggctgtatggctgactcctgttcctatttcttatgttcttatgctcccttATCTCCGTCTCCCTCCCCACGACCTTCCTCTGCAGCTCAGCCGGAGGTATcgacagccatggctcagtgggttgtACTCTCGCCCAAGTCAGAAGTTCGTGgactcgagtcccactccagagacttgggcacaaaaatctaggctgacactcccagtgcattgctgagggagcaccgcactgtcgggggggggtggTACTGAGCAGGCACCGCACCTTCCGGGGGGAGGCGGCATCGAGCGGGCGATgtgccgccggggggggggggggggtggcacagAGCGGGCAGCATACCACCGGGGGGGGGCGGCATCGAGCGAGCGCCGTGCCTTCGCAGGGGCGGTGCTGATGGAGCTCCATTAAACGTTAAactaaggtcccgtctgctctaaaagatcccgtggcactatttcgaagaagagcagttctCCCCGGTCTCCTGGGGACAatgtttatccctaaatcaacatcactaaaactgatgctctggtcattatcacattgccgtgcgcaaattgccgcagttccctacattacaacaacttgCCAGTAACGTAGCAAAACAccccaagacatttcacaggagcgttgtaaaatttgacacgagccacataaggagataggaggacaggtgaccaaaaccttggtcaaagaggtaggttttaagttacACAATATTTACAATATAgacacaggccattcagtccaacaggtccatgccggtgtttatgatccacacgagcctcctcctacccctcttcatctcaccccatcacataTCCTtctaaaggagtgtcttaaaggaggagagagaggtagtgagacagagaggtttagggagggaattccagagcttgggggccaggcaacagaagacacggccaccgatggtggggcgattataatcggggatgcacaaaagaccagaattggaggagcgcagagacctcgggggggttacaactgtgactacacttcgaaaagtgcttcattggctgtaaagcgctttgggatgtcctgaagtgtgAAAGGTACTATCCTTTCTCTACAGTCTCTCTGTATCCAACTGGCTCataaatgtccttcagggaagggaaccaatTACCCCGGCCTACATGACTCTGACACACACAAAGCGGAGCTCACTGAGGACAGGGCGCCCTCTGCTGTCGCTGACCTGCAACCACCTCCCATTGTCGACAGATACATTCACATTTAAgccgggctggggagtctcgaactagggggcacagtctcaggataaggggtcagccaattaagtaagaaagcaagaaagcaagaaagaaagaaagaaagaaagaaagaaagaaagaaaggaagaaagccagaaagactgggatttatatagcgccttttacgaccaccggacatctcaaagtgcttcacagctgatgaagtacttttgaagtgtagtcactgttgtaatgtgggaaacacggcagccaaattgcggacagcaagttcccacaaacagcaatgtgataatgaccagttaatctgtttttttaatgttgattgagggataaatattggcccaggacactggggataactctcctgctcttcttcaaaatagtgccgtggaatcttttatatccacctgagagagcagacggggcctcggtttaacgtctcatctgaaagacggcacctctgacagtgaggcgctccctcagtactgtccttgcgacagtgaggtgctcccccagtactgcccctctgacagtgcggcgctccctcagtactgcccctccgacagtacggcgctccctcagtactgcccctccgacagtgcggcgctccctcagtactgcccctccgacagtgcggcgctccctcagtactgcccctccgacagtgcggcgctccctcagtactgcccctccgacagtgcggcgctctctcagtactgcccctcc includes these proteins:
- the LOC139244125 gene encoding dynamin-binding protein-like, producing MEAGSLVRAIFEFRPSVSEELPVFGGDVIEVLSVLDEFWLLGKKDGVTGQFPSSFVEPVSVPNTKLGETLCVCTNDFNATVGSDLSLKRGDIVVVEGPPDGSWLHGRTCRGSRGSFPASCARELRLSSRARQLSRKALGELPDYGLGRARALMGLSAQLPEELDFAEGEVITIVGLPEPGWFEGELEGRRGIFPEGFVELLGPLQTPRAGQGYEDEEEEEEEREEEEERGEAEEEEEEEEAEGEQAEPRVYGVATYDFKAMEPGELDFAKGERIRITGTLEDGWLQGVLHGRVGIFPIRFVRLEGRVRAGEARAEEGEARANGERKGEGRAGEGEGQAEPPEPLDSAESHRPGLSQPHPDPDPPPTPGSSAHLAAAGPVATPRTTRAGGGQGPGSRPRSWGRVEPRRLSPSPAGQASSVTGGDLDSKWSEQIEEFGRSLPAPRSEVGPGGAWRRFSISDYSTEQDVARGSSLALTRSRSTRPAPPRPRTPARTSPASVTLRPSRPAPLPPPHVTPSCRGEALPPRLPLPAPAGSNSPREGDSGETEGPARLPRGPSPGLLHSRIQELEWDLEMHYQTRDSLRAMSEGSVERNLRAGALENLEFCTCNIGTLEGELRTLKGKTSLSNICSSTCVLRDLLHIVTGGNERLVYHLTQGWGLYSEKFAKYGFVANA